In Zingiber officinale cultivar Zhangliang chromosome 11B, Zo_v1.1, whole genome shotgun sequence, a single window of DNA contains:
- the LOC122034267 gene encoding G-type lectin S-receptor-like serine/threonine-protein kinase At2g19130: MVSPTIGSIFPLLLPLFGLLLDLCSAADTISANRSLSGDQTITSSGGHFVLGFFKPGSTDRYYVGIWYGKDPKLTSVWVANRETPVADHSTSVLKIADDGNLVLLDSSGALIWSTAVNTTSNSTVAVLLDSGSLQLRDASNSSMVVWQSIDHPTNTWLPGGRLGLNKITGMTQRLTSWKDSEDPAPGIFNLELDPNGTSQYFILWNSTNNYWSSGTWNDQIFSLVPEMTQNYIYDFQYVSNPTENYFTYSMKNPDIISRFVMDVSGQIKQFTWLDNSQSWILFWSQPRQQCQVYSLCGAFGSCNENGQTFCQCVRGFSARNQSDWDLGDQSGGCVRNTPLQCGDRANSSNFQRDKFFTMDNMRLPVNNQTLDGIGSDDDCQLACLNNCSCTAYSFAGSRCYVWHGELLNLQDQYSQSEASTLQLRLAASELPSPKSNKKIVIWTVVGAAVALLVCLALIWFVVWRRRSSRLMRASKAVGGGLVPFWYSDLQRATNNFSHKLGGGGFGSVFKGTLPDSTPIAVKKLEGLQQGEKQFRTEVSTIGTIQHVNLVRLLGFCSEGTNKLLVYEFMQKGSLDTHLFKSTSTDLKWKTRYQIAVGTARGLAYLHEQCRDCIIHCDIKPENILLDDSFAPKLADFGLAKLMGRDFSRVLTTMRGTRGYLAPEWITGVPITAKADVYSYGMMLFEIVSGRRNLENTEEGNTAGFFPTLVASELMKENIGSLLDQRLGGDADLEELERACKLACWCIQDDESCRPTMGQVLQVLEGFLEVAMPPIPRSLRLLTETPENININFFYQTQNVSSSQSSQSKSGTSNSSQTRSNASNSSGA; this comes from the coding sequence ATGGTTTCTCCAACAATTGGAAGCATCTTTCCTCTTCTTCTACCTCTTTTTGGTCTCCTCTTGGATCTCTGTTCTGCAGCTGACACCATCTCCGCTAATCGTTCTCTCTCGGGGGACCAAACCATCACCTCCTCCGGCGGCCACTTCGTGCTGGGCTTCTTCAAGCCGGGCAGCACCGATCGGTACTACGTCGGCATATGGTACGGCAAGGACCCCAAGCTCACGTCCGTGTGGGTCGCCAATCGGGAGACCCCCGTGGCCGATCACTCCACTTCCGTGCTCAAAATCGCCGACGACGGCAACCTCGTCCTCCTCGACTCTTCCGGCGCCCTCATCTGGTCCACCGCCGTCAACACGACATCCAACTCCACTGTCGCCGTGCTACTTGACTCCGGCAGCCTCCAGCTCCGCGATGCGTCCAACTCCTCTATGGTCGTGTGGCAGAGTATAGACCACCCCACCAATACGTGGCTCCCAGGCGGCAGACTCGGGCTGAACAAGATCACCGGCATGACGCAACGCCTCACGTCTTGGAAGGACAGCGAAGACCCTGCGCCCGGCATCTTCAACCTGGAATTAGACCCCAACGGGACCAGCCAATACTTCATCTTGTGGAACTCCACCAACAATTACTGGAGTAGCGGGACCTGGAACGATCAGATCTTTAGCCTTGTTCCGGAGATGACGCAGAATTATATCTATGACTTCCAGTATGTCAGCAATCCTACGGAGAACTACTTCACGTACTCGATGAAGAATCCCGATATCATCTCCAGGTTCGTGATGGATGTGTCCGGGCAGATCAAGCAGTTCACGTGGCTGGATAACTCGCAGTCGTGGATCCTCTTCTGGTCGCAGCCGAGGCAGCAGTGCCAGGTTTACTCCTTATGCGGAGCTTTCGGCAGCTGCAACGAGAACGGCCAGACCTTCTGTCAGTGCGTGAGGGGCTTCAGCGCCAGGAACCAGAGCGACTGGGATTTGGGCGATCAGAGCGGGGGATGCGTCAGGAACACGCCGCTGCAGTGCGGCGATCGAGCCAACTCCTCCAATTTCCAGAGGGACAAGTTCTTCACCATGGACAATATGAGGCTGCCGGTGAACAATCAGACTCTGGACGGTATTGGAAGCGATGACGATTGCCAATTGGCCTGCTTAAACAATTGCTCTTGCACGGCCTACTCCTTCGCTGGCAGCAGGTGTTATGTTTGGCACGGCGAATTGCTCAATCTCCAAGACCAGTACAGCCAATCGGAAGCCAGCACGCTTCAACTTCGTTTGGCTGCCTCGGAGCTGCCGAGTCCCAAGAGCAACAAGAAGATAGTAATTTGGACCGTAGTCGGTGCAGCCGTCGCTTTATTGGTTTGTTTAGCACTCATTTGGTTCGTCGTCTGGCGCCGGCGGAGCTCAAGGTTGATGAGAGCATCCAAGGCCGTGGGGGGCGGTCTAGTTCCTTTCTGGTACAGCGATTTGCAGCGCGCCACCAATAACTTCTCCCACAAGCTCGGCGGCGGCGGTTTTGGGTCGGTGTTCAAAGGCACGTTGCCGGACTCGACCCCCATCGCGGTGAAGAAGCTCGAAGGGCTTCAGCAGGGTGAGAAGCAATTCCGCACTGAGGTGAGCACCATCGGTACGATCCAGCACGTCAATCTGGTTCGCCTCCTCGGCTTCTGCTCCGAGGGAACCAACAAGTTGCTGGTCTACGAGTTCATGCAGAAAGGGTCACTAGACACTCATCTCTTCAAATCCACTTCCACGGATTTGAAATGGAAGACGAGGTACCAAATTGCGGTCGGAACCGCGAGAGGATTGGCCTATCTACACGAGCAATGCAGGGACTGCATCATCCATTGCGACATCAAACCGGAGAACATTCTATTAGACGATTCCTTCGCTCCCAAGCTGGCGGACTTTGGCCTGGCTAAGCTCATGGGGCGAGACTTCAGCCGGGTTCTGACCACAATGAGAGGGACGAGAGGCTACCTCGCCCCAGAGTGGATCACCGGCGTGCCGATCACGGCTAAGGCCGACGTGTACAGCTACGGGATGATGCTGTTCGAGATCGTGTCGGGGAGGAGGAACCTGGAGAACACGGAGGAAGGCAACACCGCAGGGTTCTTCCCTACTCTGGTGGCCAGCGAACTTATGAAGGAAAACATCGGGAGCTTGCTGGATCAAAGACTGGGAGGTGATGCGGATTTGGAGGAGCTGGAAAGAGCTTGTAAACTTGCCTGTTGGTGCATCCAAGATGACGAGAGTTGCCGGCCGACGATGGGGCAGGTGCTTCAAGTTCTGGAGGGCTTTCTTGAAGTCGCCATGCCGCCAATTCCACGGTCGCTCCGACTTCTTACTGAAACGCCGGAGAACATCAACATCAATTTCTTCTATCAAACTCAAAATGTCTCCTCGAGCCAAAGTTCTCAGAGCAAGAGTGGCACCTCCAACAGCTCGCAAACCAGAAGCAACGCGTCGAACAGTTCGGGTGCATGA